One window of Camelus dromedarius isolate mCamDro1 chromosome 18, mCamDro1.pat, whole genome shotgun sequence genomic DNA carries:
- the C18H20orf173 gene encoding uncharacterized protein C20orf173 homolog: MKCLWQIFVLWVFWVLILWLMVPCLDLKPESAPQEKLMNVAPWWCSCPWFKFRKCGCPPGTLNCSLCHHTVRGNWFDACYEKTMGYLTGATESTSPDAVLRRSGTSHLHSLNQMEVSPTQVCFPSTGRCSLGPSPQSPPSCCFQGRNSAYELGKVWKKLSKVIPRLSVSHFDLFCGTCALVRNSKILWAASPGNNVYQHTMISRSDRDQGSWRQLALLLLKLFDLAWTSDALSEEILEDGPVL, encoded by the exons ATGAAGTGCTTGTGGCAGATTTTTGTCCTGTGGGTCTTCTGGGTGCTCATCTTGTGGCTGATGGTCCCCTGCCTGGATCTGAAACCTGAATCAGCACCCCAGGAAAAGCTGATGAACGTGGCACCATGGTGGTGTAGCTGCCCTTGGTTCAAATTCAGGAAATGTGGCTGCCCACCTGGGACCCTCAACTGCTCTCTCTGCCACCACACAGTCAGGGGGAACTGGTTTGATGCATGCTACGAGAAGACGATGGGGTACCTGACGGGAGCAACAGAGTCCACAAGCCCTGACGCTGTCCTACGGAGGTCG GGCACCTCCCATCTTCACAGCCTCAACCAGATGGAGGTCTCACCCACTCAGGTCTGCTTTCCTTCCACTGGGAGATGctccctgggtcccagcccccAGTCTCCTCCCTCCTGCTGTTTTCAGGGCAGGAACTCAGCATATGAGCTAGGCAAAGTGTGGAAGAAGCTGTCCAAGGTGATTCCCAGACTCTCAGTGAGCCATTTTGATCTCTTCTGTGGGACTTGTGCATTGGTGAGGAACTCGAAGATCCTGTGGGCTGCCAGCCCCGGCAACAATGTCTACCAACACACCATGATCTCCAG GAGTGACAGAGACCAGGGTTCCTGGAGACAGCTGGCGCTGCTGTTGCTGAAGCTTTTTGATCTGGCATGGACTTCAGATGCTCTGAGTGAGGAG ATTTTGGAAGATGGTCCAGTTCTCTAG